A single genomic interval of Terriglobus albidus harbors:
- a CDS encoding IS110 family transposase — protein sequence MKKVSKAQWLEEMGSDRPALTVGLDLGDRYSHYCLLNAGKEVMEEGRIQSTEAAFRRHFEGEERQRIALECGTHSPWVSRLLKSLGHQVIVANARKIAAISSSESKNDRNDAEQLARFAASDPKLLAPLLHRSMERQQDLNLIQARATLVRARTMLVNALRGLVKSAGGRLPACSTESFPVRVRASIPSVLTTVAVPLLEQIATLNRQIDSMEEQIEKLGTRYPEIGVLRTVPGVGPVVAATYVLTLDRPNIASNRSAGAWLGLRPGQSQSGDSDPELGISKTGNRYLRSLLVQSAQYILGRFGPDSALRRWGLKLASSGGKRAKKRAIVAVARKLAVLLHSMWRSGQSFQHFPQPAMATVA from the coding sequence ATGAAGAAGGTTAGCAAAGCGCAGTGGTTAGAGGAAATGGGGAGTGACAGGCCAGCGCTGACGGTAGGGCTTGATTTAGGGGACCGTTACAGCCACTACTGTCTGTTGAACGCAGGGAAGGAAGTGATGGAGGAAGGTCGTATCCAGAGTACGGAGGCGGCGTTCCGACGTCATTTCGAGGGCGAGGAGCGGCAGCGAATAGCACTGGAGTGCGGCACGCACTCTCCGTGGGTAAGCCGTTTGCTCAAGTCTTTAGGTCATCAGGTGATCGTGGCCAATGCGCGCAAGATCGCGGCGATCAGCTCGAGTGAATCGAAGAACGATCGCAACGATGCCGAGCAGCTGGCTCGCTTCGCGGCGTCTGATCCTAAGTTGCTGGCGCCGCTGCTTCACCGCAGCATGGAGCGGCAGCAGGACCTGAACCTGATCCAGGCGCGGGCTACGCTAGTACGTGCGCGGACGATGCTGGTCAACGCGTTGCGTGGCCTGGTCAAAAGCGCCGGTGGCCGTCTGCCGGCCTGTTCCACCGAGTCGTTTCCTGTGCGGGTGCGGGCATCGATTCCGTCTGTGCTGACGACGGTAGCGGTTCCGTTGTTGGAGCAGATCGCGACGTTGAACCGTCAGATCGACAGTATGGAAGAACAGATCGAAAAGCTGGGTACCAGGTATCCGGAGATCGGTGTGCTGCGTACGGTTCCAGGCGTGGGTCCTGTGGTGGCGGCCACGTATGTACTCACGCTGGACCGGCCCAATATAGCAAGCAACCGTTCCGCAGGTGCGTGGCTCGGTCTGCGACCCGGACAAAGTCAGTCGGGGGACTCGGATCCGGAGTTAGGCATCTCCAAGACCGGCAACCGATATTTACGAAGTCTGCTGGTGCAGTCGGCGCAATACATCCTGGGTCGCTTCGGTCCTGACTCAGCCTTGCGTCGCTGGGGCCTCAAGCTGGCATCCAGTGGAGGCAAGAGAGCAAAAAAGCGAGCTATCGTGGCGGTGGCCCGTAAACTGGCGGTCCTGTTGCACAGCATGTGGCGCAGCGGACAGAGCTTCCAACACTTCCCTCAACCTGCAATGGCCACCGTAGCCTGA